In Nocardioides daphniae, the DNA window GGGCGAGGAGCCCGGCGACGCCGACTACCTCTCCCTGATGCGCGACAACCTGGCCGCGCTGACGAAGGCCAACGGATGCTGACCCGCAGGAGACCCCCGCCGACGCCACCCCCGTCGTGCTCCGCAACGGGTCCGTCACCATCGAAGGACGCCGGTGCTGCGCGGCGTCGACCTCACCTCGAGCAGGGCGACTTCCTCGCCTGATGGGTGCCAACGGCTCCGGCAAGTCGACCCTGGTCCGCGCCCTCACCGGCCTGCGCCCGCTGGCCAACGGCTCGCTGGAGCTGTTCGGTACGCCGGTGGCACAGTTCCACGACTGGCGCCGGGTGGGCTACGTCCCCCAGCGCACCACCGCCACCTCCGGCGTCCCCGCGTCGGTCTGGGAGGTGGTGGCCTCCGGCCGCCTCACCCGCCGCGGGGTGCTCCGCCCGCTCACCCGCGCCGACCGCCGGGTCATCGACGAGGCGATCGCGCTGGTCGGGCTGGAGGAGAAGGCGCGTGCGGGCGTCTCCACCCTCTCCGGCGGCCAGCACCAGCGGACCCTGATCGCCCGCGCCCTGGCCGGCGAGCCCGACCTCTTCTTCCTCGACGAACCGACCGCCGGCGTCGACCTGCCCAACCAGCAGGCGCTGGCCGACACGCTGCGGGCGCTGAAGGAGCGCGGCTCCACGATCGTCCTGGTCGCCCACGAGCTCGGCCCGATGGAGTCGCTGGTCGACCGGGCCGTCGTGCTGCGCGACGGCCGGGTCGTGCACGACGGCCAGCGGCTCACCGACGCCGAGGTCCACCACCCCGGCCTCGGCCACGCCCACCACCACCCGTCGACCCCGACGCACGACCACGTGCCGCAGGTGCTCGCGCCCTTCGACGACCCCGCGACCGCGAGGAGGGGGATCACTGATGCCCGACTTCTGGTCCCTCCGGGCTACGACTTCATGCAGCTGGCGCTGCTCGCCGCGCTCTTCACCGGCCTGGCCGTGCCGGCCGTCGGCACCTACCTCGTGCAACGCCGGATGGCACTGATGGGCGACGGCCTCGGGCACGTCGCCGTCACCGGCGTCGCCATCGGACTGGTCACCGGCACCGCCCCGACATGGACCGCGGTCGCCGCCGCCGTCGTCGGCGCCGTCGCGATCGAGCTGATCCGCGAGCGCGGGCGCTCGGGCGGCGACGTCGCCCTGGCCCTGCTCTTCTACGGCGGCCTGGCCGGCGGCATCTTCGTCGCCGGGCTGGACGGCGCCGGCACCTCCCGGCTCCAGCAGTTCCTCTTCGGCTCGATCATGACGATCACCCGCGAGGATGTCCTGGTCACCATGGTCCTGGCCCTGGTGCTCGTCGTGCTCTGCCTGGGCCTGGCGCCCCAGCTCTTCGCCGTCGCGCACGACCCCGACTTCCCGCGTGGCCGGACTCAACGTCCGCGCCTACAACCTGCTCGTCGCCGTCCTGGCCGCGGTCTCTGTGACGGTGGCGATGCGCAGCGTCGGCTTGCTGCTGGTCTCCGCCCTGATGGTGATCCCGGTGGCGACCGCGCAGCAGGTGACCAGCTCCTTCCGTCGCACGCTCGCCATGTCGATGGGCGTGGGCACCGTCGCGGCGGTCGGCGGACTGCTGGTGGCCGCCGCGGCGTCCTACCGGGCCGACGTGGCCCCCGGTGCCTCGATCGTCCTCGTCAGCCTGGCGCTCTTCCTGGTGGCCTGGCCCTTCGGGGCCTGGATGCGCCGTCGCCAGCGCCTGCGCACCCCCTTCACCGACCCGACGCCCGACGAGCACCTGCTCAGCGGCGAGCACCCCCACCAGCACGGCGACGGCTGCGGCCACGAGGCCGTCGACCACGGGGACCACGTGGACTACCTCCACGACGGCCACCGGCACGCACCGCACGGAGAGCACTATGACGAGCACTGACGCCACGAGCACCGACGCCTCGAGCGCCGACGCCTCAGGCGCCTCGAGCACCGAGGCCGGGACGGGCGCGCTGCGGCCGACGCGACAGCGTACGGCGGTGACGGAGGCGCTGACTCGGGTCGACGACTTCCGCTCGGCGCAGGAGATCCACGAGATGCTGAGCGAGGCGGGCGAGAAGGTCGGCCTGGCCACCGTGTACCGCACCCTCGCGGCGCTCTCCGAGGCCGGCGTCGTCGACGTGCTGCGCACCGAGGAGGGCGAGGCCGTCTACCGGCGCTGCGTGGCGACCCACCACCACCACCACCTGGTCTGCCGCTCCTGCGGAGCAACCGTCGAGATCGAGGGCCCGGCAGTCGAGGCGTGGGCCGCGGCCATCGCCCGGGAGCACGGCTACGCCGACATCAGCCACGAGCTGGAGCTCTTCGGCACCTGCGCCGCCTGCGCGGCTGGCTGACCGGCGGGGCGTCGAGCCTCAGACCTGGTTGGGCACCGCGCCGCCGTAGCGGCGGTCGCGGCGTGCGTACTCGTCGATCGCTGCCCACAGGTGACGGCGGTCGACGTCGGGCCACAGCACGTCGGAGAAGACGAACTCGGCGTAGGCGGACTGCCAGGTCATGAAGTTGCTCAGCCGCTGCTCCCCCGAGGTGCGCCACACCATGTCGGCGTCGGAGAGCTCGGGCACGTAGAGGTGCGCGGCAATCGTCCTGTCCGTGATCCGCTTCGGGTCGAGGCGGCCCTCGGCCACCTTGCGCGCAATGGCCTGCACGGCGTCGGTGATCTCGGCCCGACCGCCGTAGTTGACGCACATCGTGAGCGTGCAGACGGTGTTGTCCTTGGTCAGCTCCTCGGCGACCTTCAGCTCCTTGATGACCGAGCGCCACAGCTTCGGCGCGCGGCCCGCCCAGCGGACCCGCACCCCCAGCTCGTGCATTTCGTCGCGACGTCGGCGGATGACGTCGCGGTTGAAGCCCATCAGGAAGCGCACCTCGTCGGGTGAGCGCGACCAGTTCTCCGTGGAGAACGCGTAGGCCGAGATCGCCTTCACCCCGATCTCGATGGCGCCCTCGACCACGTCGAAGAGGGAGGACTCCCCCTGCTCGTGGCCACGCGTACGCGGGAGCCCGCGCTCCTTGGCCCACCGGCCGTTGCCGTCCATCACGACGGCGACGTGGTGCGGCACCAGCTCGGCCGGGATCGGCGGCGGCGTCGCACCGGACGGGTGCGGCGAGGGCGGGCGTACGGGGCGATTCACGCAGGGCAGCCTAGTGGGCGAACGGGTCGGTGATCGCGGACAGCCGAGCCAGGGAGGTGACGAGCTGGTCCATCGCCTCGTCGCCGAGGTGCTCGCGCCACTCCTCGAGCACCCGCGCGACCTCGGCGCCGGCCACGGGCACGAGCGCCCGCGCCCTGGCCGTGAGGCGCACCAGCCGGGCGCGACCGTCGGTGGGGTCGGGCACGCGCTCGACGTAGCCGTTGCGCTCGAGCTGGTCGACCAGGTGCCCGGCGGTCTGCTTCGTCACCCGGGCACGGTCGGCCAGCTCCACCAGTCGGGAACCCTCGTCGGCGACCCGGGAGAGCAGCCGTGCCTGGGCGACGGTGACGTCGTCGACACCGGCGGCGAGGACGGCGGCGTAGGCCCGCTCCTCGAGGGCACGGTTGGCGACGAAGAGGTGGACGCCGACGGCCGGATCAGGCACAGGAGCTCCCTTGACGACGAGGAACGAGAGTGACAGTTTAGTCAGATAATCTGACTACTTGGGGGATCCCATGGACTCCGACACCATCTGGCGCCACATCGACGCCGAGCGCTCCTCGTTGGCAGACCTGCTCGACGGACTGACCGAGACGCAGTGGTCCACACCCTCGCTCTGCCCCGGGTGGACGGTCCGTGACGTCGCTGCCCACCTCGCCATGGCCCAGTCGCGGGTGGGCGACGTCGTCGGCCCCATGCTCCGCTCGGGCTTCTCGATGGACCGGATGATTCGGCAGAGCGCCGTCACCTCGCCCCTCGGCCACGACGAGATCACCCGTACGCTGCGCGGCTTCGTCGGCTCCCGGCGACGGGCCCCGTTCGTGCAGGAGACCGAGCCGCTCCTCGACATCCTGGTGCACGGCCAGGACATCTGCCTCCCCCTCGGTCTCGACCGCCCGATGCCGCTCGACGCGGCGCGGGTCGCGGCCGACCGCATGGTCACGCTCAACCGGCGCCCGGTGGTGCGGTTGCGCCCCCCTGAGGGGAGTCCGCCTCGAGGCCACCGACACGGACTGGTCGACGGGCACGGGCACCACCGTCCGAGGGCCGATGCGGGCCCTGGTGATGGTCGTCGCGGGTCGCGGACGGGCCGTCACCCGCGAGCTGTCGGGCGACGTGTCGGCGGCCGTCGGCGCCTGACGGGCCCAGCGTCGCGACCAGCGCGGGGCCTAGCGCTCGACGTACTCCAGCGACCGCAGCCCCCGCTCGAGGTGCCACGCCAGGTAGGCGGCGACCAGCCCGCTGGCCTCGCGGCAGGTGCGGGGCTCGGCCGCGTGCACGACCGGCCAGTCACCGGCCAGCAGGGCGCCGAGCAGCACCAGGGTGTCGGGCGCCGGCGTCGCCGACCCGGGCATCCGGCACACCACGCAGAGGACCCCACCCGCTGCGGGGTGGAAGAAACGGTGCGGCCCCTCGGTGCCGCAGCGCACGCAGTGGTCGAACGACGGGGCGTATCCGGCGACCGAGAGCGAGCGCAGCAGGTAGGAGTCGAGCACCTGCCCGGGTGCGTGCACGCCGGCGACCATGGCGCGCAGGCCACCCACCAGCAGCAGGAACTGCTGGACCGCGGGCTCGCGCTCCTCCATGACCAGCTTCTCGGCGGTCTCCAGCATCACGGTCGCCGCGGTGTAGCGGTCGTAGTCGAGGGCCATCGCGGCGTGGAACGGCTCCAGCGTCTCGGCCTGGGTGATGGTGTCGAGCGACCGCCCCTCGGCCAGCTGGAGGTCGACGTGGGTGAAGGGCTCGAGCCGCGCACCCCACCGCGAGGTGGTGCGTCGTACGCCCTTGGCCACCGCTCGGACCAACCCGTGGTGACGGGTCAGCAGGGTGATGATGCGGTCCGCCTCGCCCAGCTTGTGGGTGCGCAGCACGACCGCCTCGTCGCGGTAGAGAGGCACCCCTCCATTGTGCCTCGTCCCCAGATCTCGGCACGGGAGGCCGGCCGGCGTCCACCACAATGGGGATCTTGGCGCGCTCTCCCACACAAACCCGCGTCGGCTGAGACACTTCCGGCGTGACGCCTCGCTTCCTGCACCCGGGCACGCCTGCCTGGACCCTCGTCGTCGTGGCGTTGCTCGTCGCGAGCGGGCTGGGCGCGCTCCACACCGCCCCGCACGGCAGCCTGGTCCCCACCTGGTGGCCGCCCGTGGGGCTGGGCATCGCGCTGCTGGCCATGACGTCGAGGCGGTGGTGGTACGTCCTGGTGCCCGCCGTCGGCGGCGCCACCCTCCTCACCAACGTGGTGCACGAGGCTCCGCTCGACTTCTCGCTCGTCTTCACCGTGCTGAGCATGGTGCAGGCCGTCGCCGGGGCGCTGGTGCTCCGCGGCCGGCGCCACCACGGCGACGTGCAGCTGACGACCCAGGACGACGTGGTCGACCTCGGCGTGGCAGCCCTCTGCGCGGCCACCATCTCGGCGGTCGGGGCGGCCCTGGCCGGGCTCGTCGGTCGACGGCCCGGACAGCGCCTTCCTCTTCCGTACGCTCTTCCCCGCGCACCTGGCCTCGGCCCTGGTCATCCTCCCCGCGCTCCTCCCCTGCCGTCGCCCGCGGCTGCGCCACCGCGCGCGGGAACGGCTGCTCCAGCTGGGGCTGCTGGTCCTCGCCATCGGGGTCGTCTTCGGCCCCACGCAGGAGCTCAACCTCGTCGCGCTGCCGCTGCCGGTTCTGATGTGGGCCGCCTACCGCTTCGGGCTCCGTGCCGTCGCGTGGCAGATCCTGGGCGCC includes these proteins:
- a CDS encoding MarR family winged helix-turn-helix transcriptional regulator yields the protein MPDPAVGVHLFVANRALEERAYAAVLAAGVDDVTVAQARLLSRVADEGSRLVELADRARVTKQTAGHLVDQLERNGYVERVPDPTDGRARLVRLTARARALVPVAGAEVARVLEEWREHLGDEAMDQLVTSLARLSAITDPFAH
- a CDS encoding Fur family transcriptional regulator; this translates as MTSTDATSTDASSADASGASSTEAGTGALRPTRQRTAVTEALTRVDDFRSAQEIHEMLSEAGEKVGLATVYRTLAALSEAGVVDVLRTEEGEAVYRRCVATHHHHHLVCRSCGATVEIEGPAVEAWAAAIAREHGYADISHELELFGTCAACAAG
- a CDS encoding isoprenyl transferase; the encoded protein is MNRPVRPPSPHPSGATPPPIPAELVPHHVAVVMDGNGRWAKERGLPRTRGHEQGESSLFDVVEGAIEIGVKAISAYAFSTENWSRSPDEVRFLMGFNRDVIRRRRDEMHELGVRVRWAGRAPKLWRSVIKELKVAEELTKDNTVCTLTMCVNYGGRAEITDAVQAIARKVAEGRLDPKRITDRTIAAHLYVPELSDADMVWRTSGEQRLSNFMTWQSAYAEFVFSDVLWPDVDRRHLWAAIDEYARRDRRYGGAVPNQV
- the recO gene encoding DNA repair protein RecO; its protein translation is MPLYRDEAVVLRTHKLGEADRIITLLTRHHGLVRAVAKGVRRTTSRWGARLEPFTHVDLQLAEGRSLDTITQAETLEPFHAAMALDYDRYTAATVMLETAEKLVMEEREPAVQQFLLLVGGLRAMVAGVHAPGQVLDSYLLRSLSVAGYAPSFDHCVRCGTEGPHRFFHPAAGGVLCVVCRMPGSATPAPDTLVLLGALLAGDWPVVHAAEPRTCREASGLVAAYLAWHLERGLRSLEYVER